From the Pseudorasbora parva isolate DD20220531a chromosome 2, ASM2467924v1, whole genome shotgun sequence genome, the window TTGAAGGAAGTCTcgatgcatatatatatatatatatatatatatatatatatatatatatatatatatatatatatatatatatatatatatatatatatatatatatatctcacactcacctaaaggattattaggaacacctgttcaatttctcattaatgcaattatctaatcaaccaatcacatggcagttgcttcaatgcatttaggggtgtggtcctggccaaggcaatctcctgaactccaaactgaatgtcagaatgggaaagaaaggagatttaagcagttttgagcgtggcatggttgttggtgccagacgggctggtctgagtatttcacaatctgctcagttactgggattttcgcgcacaaccatttctaggatttacaaagaatggtgtgaaaagagaaaaacatccagtatgcggcagtcctgtgggtgaaaatgccttgttgatgctagaggtcagaggggaatgggccgactgattcaagctgatagaagagcaactttgactgaaataaccactccttacaaccgaggtatgcagcaaagcatttgtgaagccacaacacacacaaccttgaggtggatgggctacaacagcagaaaaccccaccgggtaccactcatctccactacaaataggaaaaagaggccacaatttgcacaagctcagcTCACAGTTGAAGAGTGTGAAGActgaaaatgttgcctggtctgatgaatcttgatttctgttgagacattcagatggtagagtcagaatttggcataaacagaatgagaacatggatccatcatgccttgtaaccactgtgcaggctggtggtggtgtaatggtgtgggggatgttttattggcacactttaggccccttagtgccaattgggcatcgtttaaatgccacggcctacctgagcattgtttctgaccatgtccatccctttatgaccaccatgtacccatcctctgatggcttcttccagcaggataatgcaccatgtcacaaagcacgaatcatttcaaattggtttttTGAACATGAccatgagttcactgtactaaaatggcccccacagtcaccagatctcaacccaatagagcatctttgggatgtggtggaacgagaCCTTCtcgccctggatgtgcatcccacaaatctccatcaactgcaagatgctatcctatcaatatgggccaacatttctaaagaacgctttcagcaccttgctgaatcaatgccatgtagaattaaagcagttctgaagacgaaagggggtcaaacacacagcattagtatggtgttcccaataatcctttaggcaagtgtatatatatatatatatatatatatatatatatatatatatatatatatatatatatatattgtatatataaaataataatatataaatgtctTCTGTCTTTGTTCTTTGTGCTTCAGACATGTGAAGGGGAGAGTTTTGGTTGCATTAGCTGATGGAACACTTGCAATCTTCCACAGAGCTGAAGGTTTTCATCATTTAAGTCTTATTAGAAAACAAACcgtaatttattatttaagcaGGGTTTTgctgtaaatgtttttattcatgctctccattataaaaaaattgaaatttatGCATAGATGGACAATGGGATCTATCCAACTATCATCTAATGGATCTGGGACGACCCCACCACTCCATTCGATGCATGGCTGTGGTTCATGACAAAGTCTGGTGTGGTAACAAGAACAAGATCCATGTAATCCAGCCCAAGAGCATGCAGATTGAGGCGAGTCTCAGACAGTGAATGTTATGGCCTCGTTATAATCTTTGTCTTGGgacttttattttatgtttctctctcttttatatAGAAATCATTTGACGCTCACCCACGCAAGGAGAGCCAGGTGAGGCAGCTGGCATGGATTGGTGATGGTGTCTGGGTGTCAATCCGTTTGGATTCCACGCTCCGCTTATACCACGCACTCACACACCAGCATCTACAAGACGTGGATATCGAGCCTTACGTCAGCAAGATGCTGGGTAACACTGTTTCTGTGACTTCAACACTTCTCATTTATAGGTTCTGGTTAGAGATGAGTTTAATAGTGACAAAAGATGTTTGTTGAATGCATCCTCTTAGCATTTGAAGCTTAGCTtggaaaaacaatattttatttttaaatgattatattttatttctccACATACTTGAAATCAGTTCAACAGAAAGTTTAcactataatattttttttcatttactgtcaattaattataatattaatttattgatATAAACATTgtatctaatatatatatatatataaaacatcaatagtcacaatataaatgttttacattcTGCTGTTGTCTGTGATTGACAGGTACAGGAAAGTTGGGCTTTTCTTTTGTCAGGATAACTGCTCTGCTGATTGGAGGAAACCGCTTGTGGGTGGGGACTGGAAATGGTGTCATCATCTCAATCCCCTTGACTGAAAGTAGGTCTCAGGAGAATTTtacacatcacacacatcaATATTCACATGATCACATTGATCAACCAAAAATTGTCCCTGTCATTGGTTTATGCTGGTTAGTTCTTCTTTGGTGGTTGACCAGCATGGTCTTTTTTCTGAAGCTTGCTGTCCAAGGAAGTCTTGCTGGTTAAGCTAGTATAGTGGCCTAAATCTCACTAACACTTCAGTTCATTGGGTTGCCTAAACCTTAAGATTAACCTGCAAACTTTAATGTCCTCATCCAAGATCATTAACCACTAAGTCAACCTCCTTAATCCAGTAATTACCCAGCAAACCCTGTGCCACCTCTTGTCACTTCCTTTCTAGCTTTTCTTCCTTGTTCCCTTTTCTCTATTGTACCACTACCCTCGTTCGCTTTGTCTCATGAGTGTTGCTCTTTTGTCCTGCCTTGTTCCCCTTCCCATTTCCTCCTTCCTGTAGCCGTAGTGCTTCATCGAGGCCAGCTCCTTGGACTGAGGGGTAAGTGTGGAGCGTTCTTAAATGATCAAAAATCATACTTCTTTTGGGTACACCTTGGTCTTTTTCATTTATTCCATCATTCAAAAAACTGCATTTGTTTCAGTGGGTTTTAGCATGTTTTGATCATGGATGACATTCTTTTCAACAgggaaatataaatatagtcatataaatataaatccaCATAAACTTATTTATCAGACAAATATATCTCTTTCACaaaataattctaatataaAAAAGGCGGGTCCAAGGCACTCAGTCAGATGTAAACAAAGGATaaggaaataattaaaatgcCTTTATTaggtatggcttaagtcattttaaacacaAGAGCCAACATGTTTCAACCCACAATGGTCTTCATCAGGGCAAAGCGAGGGTTGAACCTGTTGCAGTTCATAATTCTAATATAATTGCTGtatcaaaaacattttcaacaaaCTATAGAAACGTATGTATAGTTATGAATGAATTGCCTCTCTGTGCATTACTATCTTCATTATGtatattttaagtgtttttggCATTTTTATCCAATTTgttggttttgtttgtttttgcatgcCGTAAGGTCTTTATTAGTTTTCCTCTTCAGCAgattaatttctttatttaagAACACTGGCAGTTCCTTTAAGTTTCTTCAATTGGTCATTGCCCTTTATGATTGGTGGGTTCTATTCTCTTGTAGCCAATAAGGTGTCACCCACATCGTCGGGGGGCGTGATCCATGTATATGCAGATGACAGTACCTCTGAGAAGAGTAGCTTCATACCATACTGTTCCATGGCCCAGGCTCAACTCTGTTTTCATGGACACAGAGATGCCGTCAAATTCTTTGTGTCAGTCCCAGGTAAGTGTCAATTTAATAatagtatattatatattgtgaGCTGTGTCAGTTCCAAAATATTTCATCTTATTTTTCCAGGCAATGTGCTGGCCACTTTGAATGGTAGCGTGTTGGACAGCCCTTCAGAGTCTCAGGGGTCCTCAGCCCCAGCAGACACGGAAGCACAGAGTCTTCAGAACGTATTGGTGCTGAGTGGAGGAGAGGGTTATATTGACTTCCGCATCGGTGAGACGTGATTGATATGTGAAATTAGTATGTAGACTGGGTCATAAAATCTTTGGCAAAAACTTAATTAGTCTATGTCACTCTCAGGTGATGGCGAGGATGATGAGACAGAGGAAGCAGATGGTGAAGCTCCTCAGATGAAGCCAGCGTTGTCTAAAGCAGAGAGGAGTCATATCATCGTGTGGCAGGTGTCTTATGGTCCGGAGTAAAATGGACAGACACCTCCTGCCTGCCCCCCTTTCCGCCCTAcaagtcccccccccccccccccccccaaagaTAAAAGTATGAATCCTTTCTGTAACTATGCCCCGAATTCTGTGCCCAAGCTATGTAACTACCATGGCCTTGTAACTACCCCGTTAAAGTCTTATATTGACCGCTTTAAGCCTGTATTTTCCTACCCTCAATTATAACTACCTGTACAATCCTTCAATCCACCCTGTAATGTAACCCTTtccaacaaaaacacacaaggtTCAAGAACTTCCTGCAACTTATGACTGAATGGCAATTTCAAACGAAATGCATATAAACAGCTTAAACCAATACCAAACTACGTTCCTGAAAGAACTACCCAGTTTTTGCCAAATACCATGACCTTTAATTTTACAGTCCCTCAGCACACAACTCACTCAATGACAAACTCATGAGTTTCAGTGGAATCGTTTTGAAAAGCCAGCAGGATGTATATTAAAGTACAAAAAGGAAAATGCAAAAGAGATTTGTGTAAATACTGGAATGCATCGTGCACTGCTGAGAAATGATTGCATAGGTGAGGATAATCAAATAAATGGTGGTCAGGATTTGTGGGTAATCTAGCACAACCCAAACATGTCCCAATATAATTTTCAACTCATTAAGTAAATATGTAAACGATTATTCAACTAAATTATAAAAAAGCACGCAAAATCACTTTAACCAGTTGCAGCTAGCCATTTTTCAACCTAAGTGAGATGTGTGCTGACTGGATCTTCTAACTTCCCTCTGGGACTAAGCATGATGTTAACATTAAAAGCTAAACTGAAGCCTTCGATTGGCTGCAGGTTTAAGAGATGGACGTCCCGCCCAGTCGCCTTGTATGTAAATCATCACTCTTGTGTTCTCTGTGTGGTTAAGTATTAAGAAATAAACATGTTTATGTGCTGAATACTTCCGTCTTCAGCGCCATCATTTGGTGAAACGCTGTCATAATTTCTTTAATCAATACTtcatacacacaaaaatatttttgtgaaagatacactaccattcaaaagttttctttaataaaagaaatttatatttcaaataaatgctgttctgtcaaactttctattcattaaagaatcttaaaaaaaatattgatcactatttccaaaaaaatattaaggatcacagctgttttcaacagATAGTAAGAAATGTTTCATGAGCACTAAcatcatattagaattatttctaaAGGATCGTGTGATACTGAAGACGTAACGATATCTGTTGTAACACAATAAATTCAGGTTTGACattacagaattaaaaaaatatattataccgttaaatgtattgtaattctgatttataaaaaacagctctggtgagcataagagaaagTTTGTAATGGTTGTGTTCATTTTGCACAAAataatacacacagacaaatgAACAGGaataatttatttgtaaagtAAGGCTCCCTGTCATCAAGTGAGTTCCAACCACTAGAGCTAGACAAGCACTATTGGGATATTCAAGTTTTTCAAAGCATGCTGGCCCTTTTGTCATTCATTATTGCTTTCCTTTTGAGGCTtgaataataaatgtattttttacatagTGCATCAAGATGACAAGAAGCATGCCCGTATCAAAAGTTggatgtaaaaatgtaaacaatgtCTTTTGAGTGGATGTAAACACCAAGTAAATTTAGAATAGTGCATGATTTACCAACCCACCAAAAATTAGCAATGAAGTGAatatctgcaaaaattaaacatATTTGCAAAGAAAACCTTACAAATGTTCACAACAGCACGAGTaaagcagtaaaaaaaacgGTCGCATTCAAAAATAGCTTGACCAATGACGGCATTTCAGTTGTCCAGACAAATGCAGGTTACCTTATCAACACAAGCTAcccatttcttttaattttggtCACTATATGGCTTGAGCAGAGCAGGTTTTGCTTTGTATCAGGAGCAGGTATCAGATGAATCTTTAGCTGTAAAAGCTGTATGTTACATGATGTCTTTCAGGCATAGATCCAGTGCTGACTGCACTCTTCCCAGCAGAACAACTCATGATGCTCGAACCACAGTGCGATCTCTTTCTGAGCACTTTCAACCGAATCACTGCCATGGATCACATTCCTGTACAAGAAAAATTATttaacatccatccatccatccatccatccatccatccatccacttacCCAGTAAAATATGCTCATACACACTAACCTGCTCACTTCCACGCAAAAGTCTCCTCTGATAGTGCCTGGGAGAGAGTCTGCTGGATTTGTCTCTCCAAGCATCTTTCTGGCAGTCTTCACCACATCCAGCCCTTGCCATAcctaataaaacatatataaacacacacacacacacacacacacacacacacacacacacacacacacacagttgaagTCTAACATACCATTAGATGTTTTTATAGCAACATCATAGTAGCATAAGTATAGAAATCCTATCCTGGACCAATACAGATGCATTGTGTTTTTTTACCATAGCAACAATGGGTCCGGAGCTCATGTAGTTGACCAAGCTGTTGTAGAAAGGCTTCTCTCTTAGGTCCCAGTAATGCTTTTTGAGCTGCTCCTCTGATGCCTATAAAGTATAAACATATATTAACATGATGCAATTCTGGCTACtttaacatgtttaaaataagttaatgtattgcataataattacaaaataacattatttaGTCGACTGGTAGTCATGTTAACacctaaatgtttttttaaaaatggccatCGGACAAATGGATGCCTTTTAggtccgtttttttttttttttttttttaacacatgtGACTTGAGATTGAGCTGTAATTGGCTTGTTTGATATTGACCTCAGGGTGCAGAGCGCTGACCCTCCCACTTTTGATTTTAGCAAATCAATActggttttatatattttggttGTTTGTGATTAGACTTCTCTGTTCTCAAAAGTAAAATGAATGGTATATAAGTATTTTTGAGATAAGTTTTTGCAAACTTATTATATTCGGCTTTATTAAACTTAATGAAACTATAATGAatttatatgcaattttttACTACAAGTCAATTTATTGAACATTtttcatagcctgacaagccagacccacatcaagatataAACGgttcttttaaactccctctgcacggcgtgcacgcaataggatagcactacaaccaaccagagcaacgaaggtgaagcagagctcgttgacagattcaACTTtggccgtatccggtcggcaaaactccgaacacatcttccctttttaagaatgacttcagtgccgttctttgttcttttctcagagaaaagcttaactccaagatTTTCAGAGtcatggtcaaagctgattcgaaagaccgctgttcgcctgcttctgtgtttactagaagcacgcaaacgcatcttggctgtcattatgttaagccccgcccaccgactctatacacgatgtgattggcccggcaagagtttggtttttacagctcagaagggtattgagagttgctagatgacactcgcttCTTGGCTTCATTTTTCTGTCTTTAAACTGTGATCTACAGGATTTGCTACCCTGTGGCTCCCTCTGGTGGAAAACTTTAGTATTCATCTCTGAATCGCAAATTATATGGctgatagtttttttttttaatgattataaattttaattattattttatcactgataataatataccCACATCGAACTCAAATTTACTGATTCATGGTACCGTATTTCATGCTTTAACAGTAGAATTTGCAACTTCCATTTTTTAGCTCAGcagtaattatacatttttatatcacTTGTTAAATGGTTATTTAACAATTACACTCAGTCCTGCATCAACAGTGTGATTCAGTTTGTTTGCATTGCAAACTTAGACTTTTTCACCAGCAGCCAGtttaatttttccagaaataaaatgcataaatctctcgtctcagggagatatgaggggggaaagcacaataatttgaatattctccaggatactgatacaaagccacatgctaatcgctgaagtaaccctttaatatgttTCAATAGGATTTGGGGATATTTTTTGTCCAAGTTAAGGGGAAATGCGAATCATTTCGGCGGCCCACCCATCATCCACTTTCTGCCTACGCCACTGCTACTCACCTGCAGGAACTTCATGCCGACAAGTTTGAAACCCTTGCGTTCAAAGCGGCGGACAATCTCACCCACCAGTCTGCGCTGAACACCATCTGGCTTCACTGCGATGAACGTGCGCTCGTTTGCGCCAGTCCATCCTGAAAAACATAGCTGAAATTAAACCCTTTCAAACTCTCTCAAATCTCAAAGACATaactttattacaaaaaaaaaaaaaaaaacacaaggtCTGACTTGTAGAAGTTAGAGTGGTATTGTACTTAATGTACAAACTTAATTCTGTGTGTGTTGTAATTTATTACACAAACTTAattctgtgtgcgtgtgtgtgtacacacgtTTTCTAGGCTGGTGGGGAAGTCAACATGAAtgcacagactcatggggacccaaattgaggtccccatgggtacagaagcttataaatcatacagaattagtTCTTTGAAAATTTTAAAATGCAGAAATGttcatgtgatgggtaggtttaggtctATATCTCTCCGCGGTCAATATAATAAAACGATTTAAACAAATACATACTTAATTTCCACATATTTGTTTATTCACTAAGTATCCGAGTTATATGCGGGATAATGTATTGAAACTATTTGAATAAACTACTGATACAAAGTTTATATTGACTGCCTGTTCCTTTTTAAAAACAATCCTACTACagatatattataatattggtAACTATATACAAGCTTAACATTTAAGCataacaaatatttaataatcGATCTACACATTAATAATGGTATATATAGATTATTATGCCCTAATATCCTATTAATACCAACGCAATAAACCGCTTAGCCCTGGCCACCTGTAGAGGTCACAAAAATAACTGACGTTGACTCAGAACGCATGTCCAattcaaatgtattatttttgtttacttgaaaattaatgttattataACGTTATGAAATGTACATAAAAGTAGTCAATATCGTTTTAGCGCGATCTATTTTTTGTTCAATGTCCCTGCGGAACAAAGGTGTCCATTCAAATGGCTTGAGGTTTCTGCGAAAGAGCACGTATTTACTGCATACCTGATTCAATAATCCTCGCGTGTTTTGCCGCTAAATCCGCGAGCTCTTTTGTGTCGGTTAATGACCTTTTAGAACCCATTATACGTGCAGCCGTCTCGCGCGGGACTGCACACCGACGGACCAATCACCGATGAGCAAAGCGCAGGCAAATACTCAAGAACCAATCCCATGAACACAAACTGCACTAATAATAGGATAAAGCCCAGAACAAGCATATAAAGCATTTTATTACCCGTTTTTTATTACTCAAAGGTAATaatgaatttgtatttttatgaaCAATCTCTAATGATAATTCGTTAATAAAGTAGACCACGTAGACTAGGACCCAAGACTAATTTCTAGGTGGTACCTTACTTACGTAGACGAATGACGTGTATGGGCCGCATGTGTTAAATTAAAGCAAAATGCTTGCTACACTGCATGTTGCTATTACTTGTATGCCTTAGCTCTGAAACAAAGTACAGCCTCTCCTAAAACACCGCAGTATGTCCCAGGCGTACGTACCAAGCGTAACAAGTATATCTGAATATACTAACTAGCCTAGCAAACAATAACTCACACGAGATGAATTAATAAGCCGCAGTACATGATGACTGGGCGAGACGCCCCATCTCTTTAAAACTGATTTAGCAAATAAAAGACACGTACGGCTCTACTTACCCGCCTTGAAAACGGTCGCGAATATTGTTAAGCAAAGTATGATCATCTTCACAGAGCAGAAACCCGAGATGCCTCAAGTTTTCACAAGAAAGGAGGAGAGACGCTTGCGCGCGCTGATGAGTGTCGCTAGGTGACATGCGCGTGCTTGCCTGATACTGCACAAAGGTACTTGCCTGATACTGCACaacaaatattaaaacaaaggtgtattgatattatattattataaaataatgttatacAGGAGTCCCTTGGTTGGCCGAGTGTACATGTTAAAAACTATTTCCCCCCCCTTAATTTCTAAGGTTAATTTTATTCGATTTTAACGACTGCAAGGCAATGTTGTTCCAAGGCATTTAGAAAATGGATTCcacttccttttttttcttctttttttttacaattttgtgAATTTCACACGGAAGTTTACATGAATTTGATTGAAAATCAATCTTTAAAGAGGTCTGAAGGATGCTTCATGATCTACTATAAAATTACACCAAATTCAGTTTGTCCATTCAAATTTATTCCGTATTTGTAACAATGCATACAACTCAATCATATTTAGTTCAAATATTGTAAAGAATATTACACATATATTAACAAAGATAAGTCTTTCCACTGAGGATTATAATTTCGGTTTAGGTCACCAGTCCAAATGTGGTAAAGAAATCTCCCTTTTCTCCCTCTTAGTAATTAGCCACATAATCCAAGGAAGATAGATGAACACTTGGCTGTATTTTGTTCTAATAAAACATGGCATTAAACACCAACCAGCCTTTTCTCCAAGCAGTGCCCATAAAAATAGGAACAAAAGAAATTTCCATCAAGACCACTGCAACAGAACCCAGATCTCCACAGCACAACCTTCAAATGGACCTTAGCCTCAGACAGGTGTCCCCTCTCGTTTTTTCTCATCCTGACTCCTGAAGTACTCATAATTGAGCATTACATCCCGTTTCAATGGTAGAGAGGGCTCTGGGATAGTGCTGGCATCCACACCCAGCTCTTTGGCTTGCTGGGCCAGGATCATGGCACGCAGCAGAGGAGGGTATCTCACATAACGGACAGGGGCCTCAGGGACGGGGTCACACCGCTTGAAGACCTCTTCTTCATGTTTGGGCACCAGCCGCCAGTCATGATACATAACCTTATCCACTTCACGCTCTGTGGGCTCCTCTTTACCTGAAACACATCCAAACTATGAGGCGTCTGCATTTAATTGCTACATTTGCTAATTGTTTACTAGCTACATTTCTTAACTCTGTATAATTCTACTGAAAACATGTAACATTGTCACTTATTCACTACCATTTTTTaaggtttttgaaagaagtgtcTTATACTAACCaaagctacatttatttgaacaaaatacagactaacaatgtaaaatatagctgtttgaatatattttaaaatgtaatttattcctttgatgcaaagcttaattttcagcatcattactcaagtcttcagtgtcacatggtccTACAGCAATCACTCTAATAAActaatttgctgctcaagaaacatttatttttattagtaatgctgaaaacagttgtgctgcttaatatttttgtggaaaccgtgatacaTCGATCTCTGTAAAATATTAAGTGCTGAGGTGCTCagtcttacatttacatttattcattaagcatatacttttatccaaagtagCTTTCAAAACAATTGATCATAAATATATTAGCAATGCCATAAATATCAAATTAGTACATAGCTAGAGTAGAAGCCATAGGGCAGAACAAAAGAAGAAAGAGTTTTAAAGGAAgtaacttttattaaaaataattgccTTTGTTTATGGTTGT encodes:
- the nme3 gene encoding nucleoside diphosphate kinase 3 isoform X2, with the translated sequence MIILCLTIFATVFKAGWTGANERTFIAVKPDGVQRRLVGEIVRRFERKGFKLVGMKFLQASEEQLKKHYWDLREKPFYNSLVNYMSSGPIVAMVWQGLDVVKTARKMLGETNPADSLPGTIRGDFCVEVSRNVIHGSDSVESAQKEIALWFEHHELFCWEECSQHWIYA
- the nme3 gene encoding nucleoside diphosphate kinase 3 isoform X1, which produces MGSKRSLTDTKELADLAAKHARIIESGWTGANERTFIAVKPDGVQRRLVGEIVRRFERKGFKLVGMKFLQASEEQLKKHYWDLREKPFYNSLVNYMSSGPIVAMVWQGLDVVKTARKMLGETNPADSLPGTIRGDFCVEVSRNVIHGSDSVESAQKEIALWFEHHELFCWEECSQHWIYA